One genomic window of Pecten maximus chromosome 3, xPecMax1.1, whole genome shotgun sequence includes the following:
- the LOC117322971 gene encoding uncharacterized protein LOC117322971 yields the protein MTSRPQKKRRRVQEVATVPATTSQATSSPIPVPPSADFMAMMQTCITAAIPTITQTVIASLNRAGEGNNASATATSPSSSEQTVPLDIPTEVDQSSGPSTGPATAAAEFCLSNMTAPRNEDQMHDSEYTHNHSQTVKRNLTKPIDLGLDTKIKNKIVSDEYVDMGVLLNPGQDTKDKYTTEIKDGSLALVKVPSTRKMDSVNQWLNCFNVFGAIYSKRHPESGHKLFQYARRVQAIAEESGDSAAIAYDKSFRLWREREPEDCPWDQLNVALYHEALAEGLVSKFRGKQGQSFRSNSNQKRPFRQNKKRVYCHSFNNNKGNCQRGQSCTYPHICEYCGGNHDRAKCTNNKSEPTVKNAHKQPAPTTQNKSK from the coding sequence ATGACATCCAGGCCTCAAAAGAAGCGACGGCGGGTACAGGAAGTGGCCACCGTCCCAGCAACCACTTCCCAGGCAACTTCATCACCAATACCGGTACCACCTTCAGCTGATTTCATGGCCATGATGCAGACATGCATCACTGCAGCAATTCCAACTATCACTCAGACAGTGATAGCCAGCCTCAACAGAGCTGGAGAAGGAAATAATGCTAGTGCAACAGCAACCTCTCCCAGTTCCAGTGAACAGACAGTGCCATTGGACATTCCAACAGAGGTTGATCAGTCGTCTGGACCATCGACAGGACCAGCCACTGCAGCAGCTGAGTTCTGTCTTTCAAATATGACAGCTCCAAGAAATGAGGATCAGATGCATGACAGTGAGTATACTCACAACCATTCTCAAACTGTCAAACGCAATCTCACTAAACCAATTGACCTCGGTTTagatacaaaaattaaaaacaaaattgtatccGATGAATACGTAGACATGGGTGTGTTGTTAAACCCAGGACAGGACACCAAAGACAAATACACTACAGAAATAAAGGATGGGTCCCTCGCATTAGTGAAGGTCCCTTCCACCAGAAAAATGGACTCTGTCAACCAATGgttaaattgttttaatgtttttggtGCTATTTACAGCAAACGCCACCCCGAAAGTGGCCATAAGTTATTTCAATATGCCAGACGGGTACAGGCAATAGCTGAGGAATCTGGGGATTCGGCAGCTATAGCCTATGATAAATCTTTTCGCTTGTGGCGCGAGCGCGAGCCTGAAGACTGTCCCTGGGACCAATTAAATGTTGCCTTGTATCACGAAGCGTTAGCAGAAGGTTTGGTGTCAAAATTCCGCGGTAAGCAGGGACAGTCTTTTCGCTCTAACTCCAACCAAAAACGGCCCTTTCGTCAGAACAAGAAGCGTGTGTACTGCCACAGCTTCAACAATAACAAAGGGAATTGTCAAAGAGGGCAGTCGTGTACATACCCCCATATCTGTGAATACTGTGGGGGGAACCATGACAGGGCAAAATGTACTAACAACAAATCTGAGCCCACAGTCAAAAACGCACATAAACAACCAGCCCCAACTACTCAAAACAAATCCAAATAG
- the LOC117324568 gene encoding uncharacterized protein LOC117324568 produces the protein MPTLQVSPLGLVPKKAPNEYRVIHHLSYPSGSSINDGIDQADRSVSYQTVDDAVQYIIQYGAGTLMAKTDIEHAYKIVPIHPQDYDLLGFKVGNQFYYDRTLPMGLSYSCQLFEKFSTAIHWILENKFKIEGCVHILDDFLFLGRPNTTECKRNLFTFCEVAAVLGIPIKEAKTVPPTTVITFLGLELDSESMEIRLPQDKLVKLRAELLAMSNRKKVTLHQLQSLIGLLNFACSVVVPGRTFLRRLIDLTMGLTNPQHFRRLNLEARADIAAWLVFIENFNGRALFLPVEFVTSQSLEMYTDASDLGMGGFFGTHWFCQEFSPEWLTFPITVREFLPIVIAIEIWHDKLRNKRIQFFSDNMAVVYIINKHTSKNPSLMKLMRRFMVNVLKYNILFQAVHVPGLHNIAADHLSRLQMEQFFQQFPHMDKDPTHIPPHLLTL, from the coding sequence ATGCCTACGTTACAGGTATCTCCCTTAGGCTTAGTGCCCAAAAAAGCACCCAATGAATATCGAGTAATCCATCATCTATCTTATCCATCAGGTAGTTCTATTAATGATGGGATTGACCAAGCAGATAGGTCAGTTTCATATCAAACAGTGGATGATGCTgttcagtatataatacagtacgGAGCAGGAACTTTGATGGCAAAAACAGATATTGAACATGCCTACAAAATAGTACCCATCCATCCTCAGGATTATGACTTGTTAGGTTTTAAGGTGGGGAATCAGTTTTATTATGACCGTACTCTTCCCATGGGTTTGAGTTATTCCTGTCAGTTATTTGAAAAGTTTAGTACAGCTATTCACTGGATCctagaaaacaaatttaaaatcgAAGGATGCGTTCACATTTTGGACGATTTCTTATTTTTAGGACGCCCTAACACAACTGAATGCAAACGGAACTTGTTCACATTTTGTGAGGTCGCAGCAGTGTTAGGTATTCCTATCAAAGAGGCTAAGACAGTGCCTCCTACAACAGTCATAACATTTCTAGGCTTAGAATTAGATTCTGAGTCTATGGAAATAAGGTTGCCCCAGGACAAGTTGGTTAAGCTTAGAGCTGAATTACTGGCTATGTCCAACAGGAAGAAAGTTACACTTCATCAACTTCAATCCTTGATTGGTTTGCTCAATTTCGCTTGTTCGGTAGTTGTCCCAGGTCGTACATTTTTACGTCGTCTAATAGATCTCACAATGGGACTTACAAATCCTCAACATTTCAGACGCTTAAACCTAGAAGCCCGTGCTGATATCGCGGCGTGGTTGGTGTTTATTGAGAATTTCAATGGCCGAGCATTGTTCCTTCCAGTGGAATTTGTAACATCCCAGTCTTTGGAAATGTACACTGATGCTAGTGATTTAGGAATGGGGGGATTTTTCGGAACACATTGGTTCTGTCAGGAATTTTCCCCTGAGTGGCTTACTTTTCCAATTACAGTACGCGAATTTCTTCCAATAGTTATCGCCATTGAGATATGGCATGACAAGTTAAGGAACAAGCGTATACAGTTTTTCTCTGACAACATGGCAGTTGTGTATATAATCAACAAACATACCTCCAAAAACCCCTCTCTCATGAAACTCATGCGAAGGTTCATGGTTAATGTTTTGAAGTACAATATTTTGTTCCAAGCTGTACATGTGCCAGGTCTACATAACATAGCAGCGGATCATCTTTCTCGTTTACAGATGGAGCAGTTTTTCCAACAGTTTCCACACATGGACAAAGaccccacccatataccaccTCATCTGTTGACTCTCTGA